A stretch of the Clostridium botulinum genome encodes the following:
- the hemB gene encoding porphobilinogen synthase, protein MNIVKRPRRLRVNRVIRDLVRETTLNMNDFIYPLFVVEGENIKKEISSLKGQYQFSIDKLEEEIKELVSLGIKSVILFGIPDVKDEVGCGAYDDNGIIQRAVRKIKSKFKDMYIITDLCMCEYTSHGHCGILDEDGYVNNDKTLKYLAKIAVSQAKAGADMIAPSDMMDGRIAAIREALDREGFCNIPIMAYSAKYASAFYGPFRDAADSAPSFGDRKSYQMDPANVNEGIRETELDIEEGADIVMVKPALPYLDVLRKVKDTFNMPIAAYNVSGEYAMIKNAVDAGLLDESAILESLISIKRAGADIIITYFAKEAARMLRR, encoded by the coding sequence ATGAATATTGTAAAGAGACCTAGACGTTTAAGAGTTAATAGGGTAATAAGAGATTTAGTTAGAGAAACAACTTTAAATATGAATGATTTTATATATCCTTTATTTGTAGTTGAAGGAGAAAATATAAAAAAAGAAATTTCATCATTAAAAGGACAATATCAATTTTCCATAGATAAATTAGAAGAAGAAATAAAAGAACTTGTATCATTAGGTATAAAATCTGTAATATTATTTGGAATTCCAGATGTGAAAGATGAAGTAGGCTGTGGCGCATATGATGATAATGGAATAATTCAAAGAGCAGTTAGAAAAATAAAAAGTAAATTTAAAGATATGTATATCATAACTGACCTTTGTATGTGTGAATATACATCTCATGGACATTGTGGAATTTTAGATGAAGATGGATATGTAAATAATGATAAAACACTAAAATATTTAGCTAAAATTGCAGTAAGTCAAGCAAAAGCAGGTGCAGATATGATAGCACCTTCAGATATGATGGACGGAAGAATAGCTGCAATAAGAGAAGCTTTAGATAGAGAAGGATTTTGTAATATACCTATAATGGCATATAGTGCGAAATATGCATCAGCTTTTTATGGACCATTTAGAGATGCAGCGGATTCAGCTCCATCTTTTGGTGATAGAAAATCATATCAAATGGATCCGGCCAATGTTAATGAAGGTATAAGAGAGACTGAGCTTGATATAGAAGAAGGAGCAGATATAGTAATGGTAAAGCCTGCACTTCCTTATCTAGATGTTTTAAGAAAAGTTAAAGATACATTTAATATGCCTATAGCTGCTTATAATGTTAGTGGAGAATATGCAATGATAAAAAATGCTGTAGATGCGGGACTTTTAGATGAAAGTGCCATTTTAGAATCATTAATTTCCATAAAGAGAGCAGGGGCTGATATAATAATAACTTATTTTGCTAAAGAGGCAGCAAGAATGCTTAGGAGGTAG
- the hemC gene encoding hydroxymethylbilane synthase, translating to MKIIVGSRGSKLALTQTNWVIDKIKQNHPQVNFEIKIISTKGDRIQHMPLDKIGGKGLFVQEIEEQLINGQIDLAVHSMKDMSTDIPEELKFSYVPVREDYRDVLILNKKYKSIYELPKGAKIGTGSKRRKYQLLDYRNDLKIAPIRGNVDTRIKKIETENLDGIVLASAGIKRLGLEDKIDYNIFYLEKDIMLPSPAQGILALEIKRGRKDLDNILKSIENKTSKIQAEAERAFLKGVNGGCHVPIGALCNINKDTLEVTGLLGKEDGSKIVRKTLVGSIDEAEYIGYELAKIILKEIN from the coding sequence ATGAAAATAATAGTAGGTTCTAGAGGAAGTAAACTTGCACTTACCCAAACTAATTGGGTTATTGATAAAATAAAGCAGAATCATCCACAAGTAAATTTTGAAATTAAAATAATATCCACAAAAGGGGATAGAATTCAGCACATGCCTTTAGATAAAATTGGAGGCAAAGGATTGTTTGTACAGGAAATTGAAGAACAATTAATAAATGGACAAATAGATTTAGCTGTTCATAGCATGAAAGACATGTCTACGGATATTCCTGAAGAGTTGAAGTTCTCGTATGTACCAGTAAGAGAAGATTATAGGGATGTTTTGATTTTGAATAAAAAATATAAATCTATTTATGAGCTACCTAAAGGAGCTAAAATAGGTACAGGTAGTAAAAGAAGAAAATATCAGCTTCTAGATTACAGAAATGATTTAAAAATAGCACCTATAAGGGGAAATGTTGATACTAGAATAAAAAAAATAGAAACTGAAAATTTAGATGGAATAGTTTTAGCTAGTGCTGGTATAAAGAGACTGGGATTGGAAGATAAAATTGATTATAATATTTTTTATTTAGAAAAAGATATTATGTTACCTTCTCCTGCTCAAGGAATATTAGCATTAGAGATAAAAAGAGGAAGAAAAGATTTAGATAATATTTTAAAGTCAATAGAGAATAAAACATCTAAGATTCAGGCAGAAGCGGAAAGAGCTTTTTTAAAAGGTGTCAATGGTGGATGTCATGTTCCAATAGGAGCACTTTGTAATATAAATAAAGATACTTTAGAAGTTACAGGTCTATTAGGAAAAGAAGATGGTTCAAAAATAGTAAGAAAAACTTTAGTTGGAAGTATTGATGAGGCAGAGTATATTGGCTATGAACTTGCCAAAATTATACTTAAGGAGATAAATTAA
- a CDS encoding Crp/Fnr family transcriptional regulator — translation MLNEEKLLMIPIFRELEETTLRLLEESVNSCILNKGEVLFREREKIDKIYVVLSGKVTIYRNNAEGHKKVIYILDAGQMINEVILDGKPTSINCEAFESTEILWFNSEKFFNIMQKDFKLTKEVMNMMSKKIRRLYRQLKNTVPIRVDKKVAAKLWKLAKDYGVDLNGETEIQLKITVTSLAEMLGSSRETISRALKLLTSEGLIRYKNKKFIINRSRVSKYFKGV, via the coding sequence ATGTTAAATGAAGAAAAGTTATTGATGATTCCTATATTTAGAGAATTAGAAGAAACCACTTTAAGATTGCTAGAAGAATCGGTCAATAGTTGTATCTTAAATAAGGGAGAAGTTTTATTTAGAGAAAGAGAAAAAATAGATAAAATATATGTAGTTTTAAGCGGAAAAGTTACAATATATAGAAATAATGCAGAAGGACATAAAAAGGTTATATATATTCTTGATGCTGGTCAAATGATAAATGAAGTTATACTTGATGGCAAACCTACATCCATAAATTGTGAAGCCTTTGAATCAACGGAAATTTTATGGTTTAATAGCGAAAAGTTTTTTAATATAATGCAAAAGGATTTTAAGTTAACGAAAGAAGTAATGAACATGATGAGTAAGAAGATAAGAAGATTATACAGACAACTTAAAAATACAGTGCCAATAAGAGTTGATAAAAAGGTAGCAGCTAAGTTATGGAAACTAGCTAAGGATTATGGTGTAGACTTAAATGGAGAAACAGAAATACAGTTAAAAATTACAGTAACTTCTCTTGCTGAAATGTTAGGATCATCTAGAGAAACCATATCAAGAGCATTAAAATTATTAACAAGTGAAGGATTAATAAGATATAAAAATAAAAAATTTATAATTAATAGAAGTAGGGTTTCTAAATATTTTAAGGGTGTGTGA
- the asrB gene encoding anaerobic sulfite reductase subunit AsrB encodes MNNIYMPIRTKILSITPHTDIDYTFRIEYNGYAKPGQFFEVSIPKYGEAPISICEIGDGYIDLTIRRVGVVTDVIHTFFPGDTLFLRGPYGNGFDVNLYKDKEVIVAAGGTGLAPVKGIVDYFARNRSEVKNFNLLVGFKSPYDILFRKDLAEWKKTIGVTVTVDSASEEYKGNVGLITKYVEEIKIEDIETAKVVIVGPPIMMKFAIGEFLKRGIKEENITVSYERRMCCGVGKCGHCKMDDTYICLEGPVFNYTKAKNLMD; translated from the coding sequence ATGAATAATATATATATGCCAATAAGAACAAAAATTTTAAGTATAACTCCTCATACAGATATAGATTACACATTTAGAATAGAGTATAACGGATATGCAAAGCCAGGTCAATTTTTTGAAGTATCAATTCCAAAGTATGGAGAGGCACCTATATCTATATGTGAAATAGGAGATGGATATATAGATTTGACAATAAGAAGAGTTGGTGTTGTAACAGACGTGATTCATACATTTTTTCCAGGAGATACGTTATTTTTAAGAGGACCTTATGGAAATGGATTTGATGTAAATTTATATAAGGATAAAGAAGTTATAGTTGCAGCAGGTGGTACAGGACTTGCTCCAGTTAAAGGAATAGTAGATTATTTTGCAAGGAATAGAAGCGAAGTGAAAAATTTTAACTTATTAGTAGGATTTAAGTCTCCTTATGATATACTTTTCAGAAAAGATTTAGCTGAGTGGAAAAAAACGATAGGAGTTACTGTAACTGTTGATTCAGCTAGTGAAGAGTATAAAGGAAATGTAGGATTGATAACTAAATATGTTGAAGAAATAAAAATAGAAGATATAGAAACGGCTAAAGTTGTAATTGTAGGACCTCCAATAATGATGAAATTTGCTATAGGAGAATTTTTAAAAAGAGGAATTAAGGAAGAGAATATAACAGTATCTTATGAAAGAAGGATGTGTTGTGGTGTAGGTAAATGTGGTCATTGTAAAATGGATGATACATATATTTGTTTAGAAGGTCCAGTATTTAATTATACTAAAGCAAAGAATTTAATGGACTAG
- the cobA gene encoding uroporphyrinogen-III C-methyltransferase → MNGKVFLVGAGPGDYKLITLKGIECIKKSDVIVYDRLASSKFLKEAKETCEFIYVGKKSSNHTKTQDEINDIIVHKAKVGKIVTRLKGGDPYVFGRGGEEGEYLKKKGVKFEVIPGITSAIGGLCYAGIPITHRDYASSFHVITGHLKEKEAELNWKSIASLEGTLVFLMGVSNLKNICNSLIKEGKNKSTKAAIINWASTTKQKVVVGNLENIYEKAMTEKISSPSLIVIGEVVSLRDELNFFENKPLFGKNIVVTRSRVQSSNLVERIIDLGGNPIEIPAIKIEEIPNNVELDNGIKNIHEFNYLIFTSRNAVKIFFKRLFELNSDSRNLGNLKVVSIGTGTSDELKNYGIIPDILPKKFVAESVVESLKEVLEKDDKIFIPRSSEARTYLVEELNKLCNVKEVKIYNTIKDSGNKDEIINLLNNKNIDYITFTSSSTVKNFIEIIGKENIKILKDTKLVSIGPITSKTIEEFGLKVYNEAEEYTIEGIIKTLIRG, encoded by the coding sequence ATGAATGGAAAAGTATTTTTAGTAGGAGCAGGTCCGGGAGATTACAAACTTATAACTTTAAAAGGTATAGAATGTATAAAAAAATCAGATGTAATTGTTTATGATAGATTAGCAAGTAGTAAGTTTTTAAAAGAGGCTAAAGAAACTTGTGAATTTATTTATGTTGGAAAAAAATCTAGTAATCATACTAAAACCCAAGATGAAATCAATGATATTATAGTACATAAAGCTAAAGTGGGGAAAATAGTTACAAGATTAAAGGGTGGAGATCCCTATGTTTTTGGTAGAGGTGGAGAAGAAGGAGAATATTTAAAGAAAAAAGGTGTAAAATTTGAGGTTATACCTGGAATAACATCAGCTATAGGTGGGCTTTGTTATGCAGGTATACCAATTACACATAGAGATTATGCATCCTCTTTTCATGTTATAACAGGTCATTTAAAAGAAAAAGAAGCGGAACTTAATTGGAAGTCAATAGCTTCATTAGAGGGAACTTTAGTATTTTTAATGGGAGTTTCTAATTTAAAAAATATATGCAATTCTTTAATTAAAGAAGGAAAAAATAAATCTACTAAAGCAGCCATAATAAATTGGGCAAGTACCACAAAGCAAAAAGTTGTAGTTGGAAATTTAGAAAATATATATGAAAAAGCTATGACTGAAAAGATAAGTTCACCAAGTCTTATTGTAATAGGTGAAGTTGTATCACTTAGGGATGAACTTAACTTTTTTGAAAATAAACCATTGTTTGGGAAAAATATAGTTGTAACTAGATCACGTGTTCAAAGTAGTAACCTTGTGGAAAGAATAATTGACCTTGGAGGAAATCCTATAGAAATTCCTGCAATTAAGATAGAAGAAATACCTAATAATGTAGAACTTGATAATGGAATAAAAAATATCCATGAATTTAATTATTTAATTTTTACTAGTAGAAATGCTGTTAAAATATTTTTCAAAAGATTGTTTGAACTTAATTCTGATAGTAGAAACTTAGGTAACTTAAAAGTCGTATCTATAGGAACAGGAACATCAGATGAACTTAAAAATTATGGTATTATTCCGGATATTTTACCAAAAAAATTTGTAGCAGAATCTGTAGTAGAATCACTAAAAGAAGTTCTAGAAAAAGATGATAAAATTTTTATACCAAGATCAAGTGAAGCTAGAACATATTTAGTAGAAGAATTAAATAAACTTTGTAATGTTAAAGAAGTGAAAATTTATAATACTATAAAAGATTCAGGCAATAAAGATGAGATAATTAATTTATTAAACAATAAAAATATAGATTATATAACATTTACAAGTTCATCTACAGTAAAAAATTTTATTGAGATAATAGGAAAAGAAAATATAAAAATATTAAAAGATACAAAATTAGTTTCAATAGGACCTATAACTTCGAAGACTATAGAAGAGTTTGGTCTTAAGGTTTATAATGAAGCAGAAGAATATACAATAGAAGGAATTATTAAAACTTTAATAAGAGGATAG
- the asrA gene encoding anaerobic sulfite reductase subunit AsrA, translating into MGIKLSRESFHECINKLKLNYKIYAPVNIKGKGRFSDTDIVRYSEVNSINEIEFDKKSKFSPKEIINPITQTLFYFTEDSYIEPKIDEKCALVFLRSCDIHGIKRLDEIYLKNGEEDSYYKKLREKVKFVLIGCKESFDNCFCVSMGSNKTDEYDMYLRVINEEVFIDIRDNELKELFIGKKIDINVEYVTENKIKVNIPEDLNQKIFKSNMWDEYSTRCIACGRCNFVCPTCTCFTMQDIFYRDNRKNGERRRIWASCHVERFTNMAGGHGFRQDKGSRMRFKVMHKVYDFKKRFGYNMCVGCGRCDDICPEYISFPNCINKLEKSMEGVQE; encoded by the coding sequence GTGGGTATTAAATTAAGTCGTGAGAGTTTTCATGAATGTATAAATAAATTGAAGTTAAATTATAAAATATATGCACCAGTTAATATAAAAGGTAAAGGGAGATTTTCTGATACTGATATTGTAAGATACTCAGAAGTTAATAGCATAAATGAAATAGAGTTTGATAAAAAGTCTAAATTTTCTCCTAAAGAAATAATTAATCCAATTACTCAAACCTTATTTTATTTTACTGAGGATTCATATATAGAACCTAAAATAGATGAAAAGTGTGCTTTAGTTTTTTTAAGAAGCTGTGATATTCATGGTATAAAAAGATTAGATGAGATATATTTAAAAAATGGAGAAGAAGACTCTTACTACAAGAAGTTACGTGAAAAAGTTAAATTTGTTCTTATAGGATGTAAAGAAAGTTTTGATAATTGTTTTTGTGTAAGCATGGGAAGTAATAAAACAGATGAATATGATATGTATTTAAGGGTAATTAATGAAGAGGTTTTCATAGATATAAGGGATAATGAATTAAAAGAATTATTTATAGGTAAAAAAATTGATATTAATGTAGAGTATGTAACTGAAAATAAAATAAAAGTTAATATACCAGAAGATCTTAATCAAAAAATATTTAAATCTAACATGTGGGACGAATATTCAACAAGATGTATAGCTTGTGGAAGATGTAATTTTGTATGTCCAACATGTACTTGTTTTACTATGCAAGATATTTTCTATAGAGATAATCGTAAAAATGGTGAGAGAAGAAGGATATGGGCCTCTTGTCATGTGGAAAGATTTACCAATATGGCGGGTGGACATGGATTCCGTCAAGATAAGGGTTCAAGAATGAGATTTAAAGTAATGCATAAAGTATATGACTTTAAAAAGAGATTTGGATATAACATGTGTGTAGGATGTGGTAGATGTGATGATATTTGTCCGGAATATATTTCCTTTCCAAACTGTATCAACAAATTAGAAAAATCTATGGAAGGAGTACAAGAATAA
- the asrC gene encoding sulfite reductase subunit C, protein MDINTKALIKSAYRVTKERGITALRVRVPGGHLPVKYFDIIKNIAEEYGNGDVHITTRQGFQIMGIDMNDIPKINKIIQPVIEGLDINQERPNQGYSAVGTRNMSACIGNKVCKFANYNTTKFAKRIEKAIFPNNYHVKIALTGCPNDCIKSRMHDFGIIGMTMPSYESYRCVSCGACVRTCKNKSVGALRFENFKVIRNEEKCIGCGECVLQCPTGAWTRSNEKYYKLVIMGRTGRKNPRIAKDFIKWIDEESIIKIILNTYDYIEEFISEDAPNGKEHIGYIVDRTGFKVFKEWALRDVKLPEISEVADNIYWD, encoded by the coding sequence ATGGATATAAATACAAAAGCTTTGATAAAAAGTGCGTATAGAGTTACAAAGGAAAGAGGAATAACAGCCCTAAGAGTGAGAGTTCCAGGAGGACATTTACCTGTAAAATATTTTGATATTATAAAGAATATTGCTGAAGAGTATGGTAACGGTGACGTTCATATAACTACAAGACAAGGGTTTCAAATAATGGGTATAGATATGAATGATATACCTAAAATTAATAAAATAATACAACCTGTAATAGAGGGACTAGATATAAACCAAGAAAGACCAAATCAAGGATATTCAGCTGTAGGAACACGAAATATGTCAGCTTGTATTGGAAATAAAGTGTGTAAGTTTGCTAATTATAATACAACTAAATTTGCAAAAAGAATAGAAAAAGCAATATTCCCAAATAACTATCATGTAAAGATAGCTTTAACAGGATGTCCTAATGATTGCATTAAATCAAGAATGCATGATTTTGGTATAATAGGTATGACTATGCCAAGTTATGAATCTTACAGATGTGTTTCATGTGGCGCATGTGTTAGAACTTGTAAAAATAAATCAGTAGGAGCATTAAGATTTGAAAATTTTAAAGTTATACGAAATGAAGAAAAGTGTATTGGATGTGGAGAATGTGTTCTTCAATGTCCCACTGGTGCATGGACTAGAAGTAATGAAAAGTATTATAAATTAGTTATAATGGGTAGAACAGGAAGAAAAAATCCTAGAATAGCTAAGGATTTTATAAAGTGGATAGATGAAGAAAGTATAATCAAAATTATTTTAAATACTTATGACTATATAGAAGAATTTATTTCTGAAGATGCCCCAAATGGAAAAGAACATATAGGTTATATTGTAGATAGGACTGGATTTAAGGTATTTAAGGAATGGGCATTGAGAGATGTTAAATTACCTGAAATATCAGAAGTTGCAGATAATATTTATTGGGATTAA
- the hemL gene encoding glutamate-1-semialdehyde 2,1-aminomutase, translating to MKELNHTKSEAIFKEAIKYIPGGVNSPVRAFGSVGLNPIFIDRAKGSKIYDVDGNEYIDYICSWGPLILGHSNEALFEGIEETLRRGTSYGVPTKIEVEMAKLITEAYSSVDMVRMVNSGTEATMSALRVARGYTGRNKILKFEGCYHGHSDALLVKSGSGTITFGVPTSPGVPEGTVKDTLVCRYNDIEAVRKIFEEQGNEIAAVIVEPVSGNMGVVPGKKEFLQFLRKVTKEYKSVLIFDEVITGFRLAYGGAQEVYGIQADMTCFGKIIGAGLPVGAYGGKREIMECVSPVGPVYQAGTLSGNPLAMHMGYKNLSILKENKDIYDKLEEKAIKLEKGFKENIKSLGIKATVVRFKAMLCLFFAEGSLDNFEDVTKCDTEMYAKYFGEMLKRGILIAPAQFEALFLSTAHSDEDIEYTIKANYEALKELKQC from the coding sequence ATGAAAGAACTAAATCATACTAAATCAGAAGCTATATTTAAGGAAGCCATAAAGTATATACCAGGAGGGGTTAATAGTCCTGTTAGAGCTTTTGGTTCAGTTGGATTAAATCCTATATTTATAGATAGAGCAAAAGGATCAAAAATATATGATGTAGATGGAAATGAATACATAGATTATATATGTTCTTGGGGACCACTTATATTGGGACATAGTAATGAAGCATTATTTGAGGGAATAGAAGAAACTTTGAGACGTGGAACTAGCTACGGAGTCCCAACAAAAATTGAAGTTGAAATGGCAAAACTTATTACAGAAGCTTATTCATCAGTTGATATGGTTAGGATGGTTAACTCTGGAACAGAGGCAACTATGAGTGCATTAAGAGTTGCAAGAGGATATACTGGAAGAAATAAAATATTAAAATTTGAGGGATGTTATCATGGACATTCAGATGCATTATTAGTAAAGTCCGGATCAGGCACTATAACTTTTGGAGTACCAACAAGCCCAGGAGTACCAGAGGGAACCGTTAAAGATACATTGGTTTGTAGATATAATGATATAGAAGCAGTAAGAAAAATTTTTGAAGAACAAGGAAATGAAATAGCTGCGGTTATAGTCGAACCAGTATCAGGAAATATGGGAGTTGTTCCAGGAAAAAAAGAATTTTTACAGTTTTTAAGAAAAGTAACTAAAGAATATAAATCAGTTTTAATTTTTGATGAAGTTATAACAGGTTTTAGACTTGCATATGGTGGCGCTCAGGAAGTATATGGTATACAGGCAGACATGACTTGCTTTGGAAAAATAATAGGAGCTGGTCTTCCTGTAGGTGCTTATGGTGGAAAGAGAGAAATTATGGAGTGCGTATCTCCAGTAGGACCTGTATATCAAGCTGGAACTTTATCAGGAAATCCTTTAGCTATGCACATGGGATATAAAAATTTAAGTATTCTTAAAGAAAATAAAGATATATATGATAAGTTAGAAGAAAAAGCTATAAAATTAGAAAAAGGTTTTAAGGAAAACATAAAGAGCCTAGGTATAAAGGCAACAGTAGTAAGATTTAAGGCTATGTTATGTTTATTTTTTGCAGAAGGTTCTTTAGATAATTTTGAAGACGTAACAAAGTGTGATACAGAAATGTATGCTAAGTATTTTGGAGAGATGTTAAAAAGGGGAATACTTATAGCTCCAGCTCAATTTGAAGCATTATTTTTATCAACTGCTCATAGTGATGAGGACATTGAATATACGATAAAAGCAAATTATGAGGCGCTTAAAGAACTGAAACAATGTTAA
- a CDS encoding peptidoglycan amidohydrolase family protein, which produces MGKNKFNNKFSNLESTENTQKYVKEMYDLAEKHEKRSVMSFLAIGIPIAVILIFTFVQMISFSVHSSKNGTKQIASKTDSVKKDTTKNKSNEPSKKDDKKATPATVTQLNNRLFDYLKLSEKRAVSYYRAKQLNNKSEKGLASIFVAQVLRDNGYKIDNSVINTANLVRALQKDGWKIISDYKQLQKGDICFTTAHGSSGPPAHTFFFMGWVKEGKTDSSYVADSQVVEYNNTYHTRNISSTTPTKEKFSFFMRK; this is translated from the coding sequence ATGGGTAAAAATAAATTTAATAATAAATTTAGTAACTTAGAAAGCACTGAGAATACACAAAAATATGTAAAAGAAATGTATGATCTTGCTGAAAAACATGAAAAAAGAAGCGTAATGTCATTCTTAGCAATAGGGATTCCTATTGCAGTTATATTAATTTTTACTTTTGTTCAAATGATTTCATTTTCAGTACATTCATCTAAAAATGGTACAAAACAAATAGCTTCTAAAACAGATTCTGTAAAAAAAGACACTACTAAAAATAAATCAAATGAACCTTCAAAAAAAGATGATAAAAAAGCAACTCCTGCTACTGTTACTCAACTAAACAATAGATTATTCGACTATTTAAAGTTATCTGAAAAAAGAGCAGTTTCATATTATAGAGCAAAACAACTAAATAATAAAAGTGAAAAAGGACTTGCATCTATTTTTGTAGCTCAAGTTTTAAGAGATAATGGTTACAAAATAGACAATTCTGTTATTAATACTGCAAATCTTGTAAGAGCATTACAAAAAGATGGTTGGAAAATTATCTCTGACTACAAACAACTTCAAAAAGGGGATATATGCTTTACTACAGCACATGGTTCTAGTGGTCCTCCTGCCCACACTTTCTTCTTCATGGGTTGGGTTAAGGAAGGTAAAACTGATTCTTCATATGTTGCTGATAGTCAAGTTGTGGAATATAACAATACTTATCATACAAGAAATATTTCTTCTACAACACCTACAAAAGAAAAATTTAGTTTCTTCATGAGAAAATAA
- a CDS encoding transposase produces the protein MIITLNIQSENIYFKIFEAVNIAFNKLGINTRKAKGRPPKYSDQQIVACMLYGVNNSIFSLRELEYKIKQDIVFQKIIGLKEVPDHSTFSLRAIALEKYVYYGIYAMLIELINPSTRICAIDGTALRSSLYDSEARYGKGTRLGRYKGYKLHCTACVCDSILPLSFSITTANVYDNQVQGLLYELKTYNPFIVLADAAYDDAQWFKVSKTLEYNLLTDVNMRKANSIESFKDESRYKNALFMQSPIGKNLYKNRLKIEQLFSILKGLYNLENPRLYGQKRYERHVKWVLLSYIIDEFNKVNSKINSRKYPWNL, from the coding sequence ATGATTATAACATTAAATATACAAAGCGAAAACATTTATTTTAAAATTTTTGAAGCTGTTAATATTGCATTTAATAAACTTGGCATTAATACTAGAAAAGCTAAAGGTAGACCGCCTAAATATTCAGATCAACAAATTGTTGCATGTATGCTATATGGTGTAAATAATAGTATTTTTAGTCTTAGAGAACTTGAATATAAAATTAAACAAGATATTGTATTTCAAAAGATTATAGGTTTAAAAGAAGTTCCTGACCATTCTACATTTTCTTTAAGAGCGATAGCTTTAGAAAAATACGTGTACTATGGCATTTATGCTATGCTTATTGAACTTATAAATCCATCAACTAGAATTTGTGCTATTGATGGTACTGCATTAAGGAGCTCATTATATGATAGCGAAGCTAGGTATGGAAAAGGAACTCGACTTGGCAGATATAAAGGATATAAGTTACATTGTACCGCTTGTGTATGTGATAGTATATTACCTTTGTCATTTTCTATAACTACTGCAAATGTATATGATAATCAAGTCCAAGGATTGTTATATGAACTGAAAACTTATAATCCATTTATTGTACTTGCCGATGCTGCTTATGATGATGCTCAATGGTTTAAAGTTTCTAAAACTCTAGAATATAATTTATTAACAGACGTAAATATGCGTAAAGCAAACAGTATAGAATCTTTTAAAGATGAATCTAGATATAAAAATGCTCTTTTTATGCAATCGCCAATAGGTAAAAATTTATATAAAAATAGGCTAAAAATTGAACAATTATTTTCTATACTTAAAGGACTCTATAATCTAGAAAACCCTAGACTTTACGGACAAAAACGCTATGAACGCCATGTTAAGTGGGTTCTTTTATCGTATATTATAGACGAATTTAATAAGGTTAATAGCAAAATAAATTCTAGAAAATATCCTTGGAATCTATAG